The following nucleotide sequence is from Coffea eugenioides isolate CCC68of chromosome 3, Ceug_1.0, whole genome shotgun sequence.
AAAGACACTATCTCACATATTATCTTCATGATGCCCGAAGGACATTGAAATAACTTTTCAGTTTTCCTTCCAAAGCAATAAAAATCTGGCACCAACTCATCTCTTGCTTTTATTATGTGAACCTACTGAAGAGAGCAATTGTTGTTAAAATCCCAAAATATCATTCAGGTAATTGTAACCTCTAAACGACCACTACTACGTGTCAACCTGCTGAAGCATATAAAGATGACAAGAGATGAGAAGGCACACCTACTTTTCAAAGATTTCTTGTCTCGGCAGAATTGACTACCGCAGCCACACTTGAAAGCCTTCACTGGATGAGTATGATCACTGAAGTCAATGCCATAGTCCTGCAACACGCAAAAAAACTTGTTTCATGATTGTTGAATATGAATGTAAATGAGCATAAATGCGCTAAAACTCAAGGGCAGTTTTACGATGTGACCCATGCCAGGAAACTACTTTATAACTGAGAtttgatgaaaaattttatGAGAACACTCGACTCACCACTCTTTTGGGTTTTGGACTCTTCTCCATACATCTACAGTACCACtgcttttgaaaatttgaacaaGATGGACAGACAAAAGGCACAAAGAACAAGATTCTGTTTCGGGACATCATTTACCCATTCCAATTGACAGGTGCCTTGCATCATTTTACCATAATAGATTCTAAGACCATCTTATGACAAAGATACAAAGTTATGGTAGCATACTTACCCACGTCAactcttcaaaagcatcaactTTCCTTGTCGTGAAAAAAGCAAGCTGCAGGTTGTAGGAAAGGAAGAGAATTCTGGCTGTTAACTCCCTCGAATATACCATATTTAGGCATATATTCAAAGAGAAAATGTTTCAAGACAAAGCTACATAAACTATACATGGTAATAGTGATGATCTGGAGTCTCCACTTCAACTGGAATCTCAACCAAGTTTGCATCGTCACATctaaacaaaagaaagaaatataaATACTGCTACACACAGATAggcaaaaatataaaagagactCAGCCTCATAAGACTAAACCAGAGAATTAGCTTAAAGCCTCCAGAACTAACTAGATGCAGACCATCAATACATTCAAGATAGTGGAAAAACAATCAAAGACAAACtttaaaacaagaaagttgCACTAGGGTCCTGCTGTTGAAAATTAGTCTCATATCTTTTATCTTCCAACAGTGCAACCTATGCTGACCAAACATTGATAAGAGTATCAACTTGGATGTGGACCTAAACACTTTATTCCGTTTTAATCATTAAAAGTTTTAATATACTTTGTCATAGTAAAGGAACCAAGGAATATAAGGTTTATCAATTAAACCAAGAAAGCTAAATTTACTACAACTCAGAGAAAACAAAGATCCTTTGACAGAGACTATTAGTACAACAGAAGCATTGCCAGAAACACTTAAGCCCTTATATAGTATACCTGTGATTGACAAATCTAGCAACATTTCCATAAAAGGTAGCGTCCAAACAAAGGGCTTCCTCATCCTTCAGGACTCCTTCGGTACACCAGTCCGCATCTAGCAGCACAGGATATGTGTGCTTCTTTCCAGTGTGTTGTGAATTTCGGTCAAAAAGTTCCATGTTGGTCACTATTTCTCCCACATACTCACAAATAAAGGCACCTTTAGGCAAGTCCTCAAGGGTTCTAAGACCCCATCCTTTTCCTTCGGGTGTCATAAACACCTGAACATAGGAAGCGTTGATATCTCAATCACCAATAAAAGCATAATCATGATCTAGATTAAATAACATACATAACACAGTGGATGACAATATGCAGCACAAGTTTTATATCAGCATAACAGTGAGACTGTTATGTCATTAACATGTCTAACCTGCAATTTGCATGTTATGCCTCGCTGAACAACGCGATTGCCACAATCCTTAATACAACCACATTTATACCAGCACTCTTTTATAAACTTCCTGACAAGATGGCCCTTGCATTTGCCAGATAAGTTTTTATCTTTGGACCTTTCTAGTGGACACTCTTGACAGTAGAAAAGATTTTTCTGCTGGGGACTCCGATTCATCAACATACAGTCTTCAAGaaacttttctttaacaatACCCCCTGGCATGTAAGCAAACTCACCACCAGTTTCACCAGCACAAGCACAAGGGATTTTGGAAGATAAACAATCTCCAAAGCAATTGGAACAGCAATTCTCATCAGATATACGAGCAAGAAGAAATTTAACATACGCACTTTGATAAGTGATGTTTCTGGGAATGTACTTAAAAATAGGCTGATGCTCATTGTTAATTTCATTTATCAATGAAATCTCCAAATTCTCTTCCCCTCTTGTAATATCATCAATATAATAAGCAGAACTGAGCATGTCATTAGAAAAATGTTGCGTCTGAACAATCACCATACTGGTTGAAGTTGAAGATTTTTGGTCTCCAAGTGCTAGACTGTTTTTGTTCCGTTCACTGAAGGTCCCCTGCATGGTTAAATCTATCTTGCAGCGGCTTAAGTCAAAACAATtcaaactttgaaactttggaATCTTGGGTGGAGCTTCATTTAGGCTTTGAAACTCTACAGGCCCCAGTGAAATATTCGGTGCAACGCAAAAACCAACTTGATGACTGACATTCCTATTTAAAACATCTTGAGTATCTAAAATTCTAGGAGCAACTGGATTGGCATGTGCTTCAGCAGAACTTACTCCTTCATCAAGAGTGGTGTTGGTCCCCACTGCTAAAAAGCCCTCACATATATCTTTCATCAGATTCATCACAGAGAAACCAGATTGATTGATTCTGTATGATTTATGAAGCTTTTCCTCCATCCGCCTAAAGAGGGCATCTAAACTTGGAATACAAAAATTTGATGGAAGGGAAGATTCATAGATTATAGAAAGTTTAACCTCCCCGCTGGAAGAAGAAGCAATGTCTATTTGTGAAGAGGTTGAGGAtttattttcctcttttgtTGCAACTGAACATTCATATTCCAGACAATTTCCTTGAGGAAGAGAATCCTTTCCACTTGAAGATTCATCTTCATAACATAGAGAGAATGCAGCTAAAAAGAGTACAGATAAAGCATACATCAAAAAGCACCACATTACTAAATCACTAAAGTGAAAATATCAGATTATCACAAGTAACTTAAATTGACTCAAGAACAGTATGTACTGGATTAATGAGGGAGAACCTTTCCATTTCACATTCCAAAATAAGGTTGTGCTTGGAAAAGGAAGCCAACATGCAATCATGCTGTAAATAGCATATCATTGTGCAAGTACATGTGTGTCATATTATGCAACTCAGGAGTTCCACTTAGAGAATGCTCCTTCTTGGAGTTGTGGGATGTTAATTCTCAAACATAACTTGCATAAAAAGTCAACAATGTACCTCATTATTTTGAGACTATAAAATAAGGCTAATAAAATGACATATAAATTCTGCCTCAAAAAGGAAACAATTTCTTACATGGATCTTCCATGTCAAGATCAATCTGTTCAAGTGATGTTGAAAAAGGTTCTTTTGCATTAGAAGAATCACCTTGAGTCAACAATTCCACATTATCTGGACATGGAGACAAAGTAAAATCAATTTATACAAAAGGATACAAGTAGAGAAGATTAGAGGCAATGAAAGATAAATCAGGTGTTAATGACATTCATTGTACATAGAGCAGTTATCTTTGCTGTTCACATATTTCCAGGAAACTTACACAAAATTTGAGATTCTCTTTCTTCGCAAAGTGAAAATTCTTACACTTATCTTATTATCTCTCTTTCATCCTGACAATTCTCTTCCTTACCTATTTACTTGTCTTAAATTCTTGTCTGCCTCAAATAGGAAATATTATCTTACTTGTATCTTCCATGTCGAGATCAATAACTTCAAGGGATGTTGAAATATGTACTTTCGCATTAGAAGAATCACCTTGAGTCAACAACATCACATTATCAGGACGTGGACACAAGATAAAGTCAATTTACACAAAAAGACACAATTAGAGAAGATTACATGCAATGAAAGATACATCAAGTGTTTAGTGACATTGGACATATAGCAGTTATCTTACTGCTCATATACTGCCAGGGGAAATCGTAAAATCAATTTACACAGAAGGATACAAGTAGAGGAGATTAGAGGCAATGAAATATGAATCAGGTGTTTAATGACATTCATTGGACATAGAGCAGTTATCTTTACTGTTATCATATTTCCTGGAGAAATGACAAAAAATTTGAGATGAACAGTCTTACACTTTTCTTAGTATCTCTCTTTAAACCTAACATTTATCTTCCTTACCTATTTACTATTTCTAAGTTCTTGTTTTCTCCCTTTCCACTTAATATGTCACTTTCCCCATTAATTTTATTCCTTGCATGTTTGTCTGCCAGAGAATCAAGGATGCCTACTTTTAAGCAACTAGTGCATGCAGAGGAACTCTATGTACTCCTGAAGTGTTTCATACCTTATGCATTCAGTCAAAGCTTTCTATTTTAATATTTGTCCAAGTAACTTAAGGCAGGAAGAAATACCAGGAAGAACTACAGAGAGAGGAACCTCAAGCTCTGATAGGTCATCAGGCAACAGCTCTTTTTTACCTGGAATAATGGAATAATTTTCCATAAGCATATTTGTCTGGTTAAAAGATTACTATCATGTAAAACACTGTTCTCTCCCTAGGAAACAGTATGCTTGCCTGTTTCATCTACCATTCTGGGAACGATTGAACAGGAGGTGTAAGTATCATAATTCTCATTAAGTTGTGTTCCTGGTGAGAGCAAATCAGACTCGTTGGTTTTATCATGAGCCGACacttgaattttcttttttggttttgatCCTGAAGAAGAATTTGGAGTAGTGGTTTTCACTTCTCTTCGATAATGTGGCACCGGAGACAGGACCTTGGCTTCTGTTTCATTATCAAAGAGATGAACATGAACCGACTCAATCATCTTTTCCTTCCCATTAGATTCAGGAATTACATATTCAACATGATGAACTGGCTTATCCATAGTTCCTTTAAAACTTGGGCTGGAATCACCAGGAGAAGACAAAGCTTGAACAGCTTGACTTCTCAATCTTGACTTTTTCAATGGTGGCTCATCCTCTTCTGGCTCATCTACTAAGTGGAATTTCTGCTGTTCCCTTTCCTGTCTCGAGAATAAAACCATTAATAATAAGCATAAATATCATAGCTTATGGTATGTCAACTTTGGATGGATGTACCAGAAGTACATAGATTGCACATCCAAAACTTAGTTAATTGGCAAAATTTTTTCTCCTCAACTGATACAAGGGGTTGAGCAAATATATGACAACTATGTGGACAACCTGATATAACAAGCACTCAAGTTATCAAAGGATTTGTAAATGCAATAAAGACGGTTAAACCTTGCATTCCTCACTCTCAAGAATAGCATCCACCAGAACAGTATAGTTCTGATCCTCAATATGCTGCCAATTTTGGTTATACACGTCCAAAAGACTCTTTAATACAGGTTTTACAATATGCTGAGGATAACCGAGAGCTCTCATAGCCTTGTAAGCCTTTGCAAACTTAGGATTTGGCGCCATAAGTTTGTAATTCTGGATTTCTACATTGACCGCAGAAAAGGCTCTAGTTTCCAGCCCTACAACAAATGTCAAGCTTCAAAAGCTACACAAACAATACAAGCAACACTTCGGTTGGATGCAACTAAAGGATTTGCATCCAAGGACtaatgcaaaagaaaataataatagcaCAATTACAATTTACAATCAAAGTGATGATTCTGAACATAGTTAATAAGACAGAAAAGCAAAAAAGTAACGGTACTAAGCTGAGTAATAAACAGGTTAAGAATTAGAACAATTAGAAGACTAACAATGACAGTGGAAGTGGAGTGCTATATTATATTTCCCTTGGCACATTGAACTGCTAGCAGCCTTACTATCGACCCAAACCCAAACCATGAACACCACAACTCCAGTTACAATCAGAGAAAGTTATGATCCACCTCTGATCTAAACCAGAAATCCATGCTTAGGAAAATTTAAATCTCTTACAACAAATATAAATTTTAATCTTCCTAAAAGCATAAGTGCCAACCTCGTCCAAATTGACACTTCAGCTCCAGAAAATCAACAAAACTAGGATAAACTATTTATTAAGAAAGGGCCACACAACTAAAATTGACGACTTCTAGCAGctattttggaactaaaattgacaaaataaatatatgtagtgaTATATGGAGTCGACAAACTCTAAAAGTTGATAACATTAGCAGATTCGCCTCAAGTTACAAGTTTAATTACAATTCGACAAAGGAAACACAGAGATTGTTACATCCAAATAGTTTGGTAATGGTTGAGTTTTTCCAAACATGAACAAACCAATGTCAAAATAGAGCATGAAGTTCACTACACGATCCCCTCCCTTGACTATCATCTTTATGCGACTCCTATTTAACTCTGCTGGCTATAAGATCAGCGATTCAGCTAGCAATTTTTAATGTCTTTTAGCCAGAGTTCATAAAGCTTCAGttttttctttcaaataaaATTACTAATCAAAGTGaatcaatttatttttttatctggTTAACTAAGGATATACACATCTCATCAAGTTGTGCCCACTCATATAGCATAATTCAGCAATGAACCTATTCAGGTGTCAGCTGCATAATCAGCCAGTTAGCTAcaagaaaaatgacaaaatactAGAGATATTCAACATATCTGGTTCCAATTGACCTctggttcaactattaattaTTCTATTTAATAGGACTGCAATCTAGTCAAGTTAAGCTACCGCCATTTTTGATGCTGCTTAGTACATATTCGAAACTGGAGCTCAAACGGTCCTGTAACTCAATTTAAAGAACACTTTTACTCTAACTCGAACTAGTCAAGCGTCACCACAATAACTACAAGAACTAAATAATTtcgactaatttttttttctcccttgtATTATTTCATGACAGGAAGCATACCTTTAGAACCCACCAACAGAATAAATGAATAAACAAAAACTACCTCATTTTGAAGAAGCATTTTTACCAAATCTACAAAATTGAACGAGACACtcccaaaaaaggaaaaagttaaGGATAGAAATCAACTTAAACGAAACGACCCATTTTCTTTGTGACATAAACGAaaagaaaacattaaaaaagGATACAAgttaactaaaagaaaaaacccttttttataagagaaaaggaaaatgaccCAAAGAGTTTGCCAAAATAAATAGCACGTTAAAAATCCCAAAAGGAAGAAATATTCAAAAACCAAAAACCCAGTAAAATTCTACGATCAAATTTCCTTTTACTAAACCCTTCGACCAAAAAAACCCATCAATAATATTTATAGAGTTACCATTTTTACATGCCAGCTTTATGAAAACAGGGGGGTTCCAGGATTACTTAAGAATATGGGTTTGACTTGCCCATTTTAAATAATCATTTCTAAGCATAAAATACTCACTGataatataaagaaaaatcaagCAATTTCTTGTAGAAAACAGAGCCCGCACTACGAGTTATCCATTTTTGTCCAGGTTTTAGCTCAATGATTGATAATAGAGTTCAACAAGAAGAAGCACTGATTAGTTCAAGGGCCTAAAGCAAACTctaaaaccctaaatctgaGATTTTGACTATACATTTTGcacaaatcacaagtaaaaaaCATTAATATTATAGGATGAAGGAGGGATAGGAGCTTACCCCACTTGGAGTTGAGGTGAGAGACTTTTCTTTGAAGTCAAGAaagttggagagaaaagaagagaagagataGACAAGAATATGAATAGACTTGTGTAAGATCTTAAATTTATATTACAAAGGTAGAGATGTATTACTAAATCTACATCTTGTACAAGTTTTAATGTTATCGGTACAAGTTACGCATTTAATTTATGCGACGTAAAGatgtatgatttttttttttaataaaatattatactTTCATTAAAAGTTGCATTGAACAATATTACTATTTCAAGTGACGCACAATGAATGGCTAATTTGTTTTTCAGTTAGGCAAAAGCAATAAAGATGTTCTTTTaactataaaataaaattttgttaattttaaaatttatttgtgGACTCATTCCTTGTACATTTTAGTACTTTCTAGGGTAATGTTGAATTCAGATTCAGAATTGGAGATGTTTTAGAGAAATTGAATGTTTTATTAGATGGTAATGtaaattccaaattcaatttGTAGAGAAATTGGATGTTTGACTACAGGTGCAAAGTGATTTGCAGGGACAATTCTAAGCTTTGTAGCTTAATTTTTCAACACAAGTTTACACGACCCCTGATCTTTGAATTGGCCATTTGTCTTTAATTCTCCGATCGTgtcaaaattgaaaatattaggaaccaaattttgtttttgtcaaaGTTCGGGGACCACTATGATCAAATTGAAACTTGAGAgaccaaatttattttctttcaagTTTTAGGGGACATTTCTTTTGGTGCAATGCCCAAGCTGTGGAGTACTCCCTTCCCCTTGTAATGCCCAAACATAAATCTTTTGACAACAAAcccataaaaggtggtagataACCATTCAAATTTATGCGTACAAACCATTGGCCCTTAGCTACAAACTGTGTTTTGTCAACTCACCAGAAAACTTGGAAGCACTCACAAATTTCATATCCTTTTGGTAGTAAAAGCAAAACATGTGGAGATCATAGCATAACAGACCACAACTAGAGCAAGTATAAACATATCAAGAATtctgtttcccttttttttttcctgttggCAGCAGCAGACAGTTTAGATACAGTTGAGTTGAGTAGCCTCAACTACAAATACAGCAGGACAGCACAAAACCCAGAACCATGACAATCAAACTTGGTACCTCAACATTATGTATACTATGTTAACTACAAACTACGAACTTTGATATGATTTGAGAGATGGAACTACATTAATCCTGAATCCTGAATTATGTGGTTTCAACTCCTGTACAATTTGGGTCGAAGCGAAGGACTATTACTATGAATAATTGCTGCAGCAATTGAGAAAGACTGGAGGGCTGACAGAGTCGACTGGAAATGAATATAGTATAAGCCATCATGAATGTTTGTCATTTTCATGATAGGTGAAATTTGCCGGGAACCCTGCAAAATTCAAAGGGGAAAAAGTTATCCTGATTCTTC
It contains:
- the LOC113765861 gene encoding probable inactive histone-lysine N-methyltransferase SUVR2, with amino-acid sequence MLLQNEVVFVYSFILLVGSKGLETRAFSAVNVEIQNYKLMAPNPKFAKAYKAMRALGYPQHIVKPVLKSLLDVYNQNWQHIEDQNYTVLVDAILESEECKEREQQKFHLVDEPEEDEPPLKKSRLRSQAVQALSSPGDSSPSFKGTMDKPVHHVEYVIPESNGKEKMIESVHVHLFDNETEAKVLSPVPHYRREVKTTTPNSSSGSKPKKKIQVSAHDKTNESDLLSPGTQLNENYDTYTSCSIVPRMVDETGKKELLPDDLSELEVPLSVVLPGDSSNAKVHISTSLEVIDLDMEDTNNVELLTQGDSSNAKEPFSTSLEQIDLDMEDPSAFSLCYEDESSSGKDSLPQGNCLEYECSVATKEENKSSTSSQIDIASSSSGEVKLSIIYESSLPSNFCIPSLDALFRRMEEKLHKSYRINQSGFSVMNLMKDICEGFLAVGTNTTLDEGVSSAEAHANPVAPRILDTQDVLNRNVSHQVGFCVAPNISLGPVEFQSLNEAPPKIPKFQSLNCFDLSRCKIDLTMQGTFSERNKNSLALGDQKSSTSTSMVIVQTQHFSNDMLSSAYYIDDITRGEENLEISLINEINNEHQPIFKYIPRNITYQSAYVKFLLARISDENCCSNCFGDCLSSKIPCACAGETGGEFAYMPGGIVKEKFLEDCMLMNRSPQQKNLFYCQECPLERSKDKNLSGKCKGHLVRKFIKECWYKCGCIKDCGNRVVQRGITCKLQVFMTPEGKGWGLRTLEDLPKGAFICEYVGEIVTNMELFDRNSQHTGKKHTYPVLLDADWCTEGVLKDEEALCLDATFYGNVARFVNHRCDDANLVEIPVEVETPDHHYYHLAFFTTRKVDAFEELTWDYGIDFSDHTHPVKAFKCGCGSQFCRDKKSLKSVRSRG